A window from Sus scrofa isolate TJ Tabasco breed Duroc chromosome 2, Sscrofa11.1, whole genome shotgun sequence encodes these proteins:
- the LRRC8E gene encoding volume-regulated anion channel subunit LRRC8E isoform X1, producing MIPVAEFKQFGEQQPAFKVLKPWWDVLAEYLTVAMLMIGVFGCTLQVTQDKIICLPSHELRENLSEAPCQQLLPRGVSEQMGGLREVSGLKNNLDLQQYSFINQLCYETALHWYAKYFPYLVVIHTLIFMVCTSFWFKFPGTSSKIEHFISILGKCFDSPWTTRALSEVSGENHKGPTAAAATGRPAVTVAATAGPGKAGEGEKEKVLAEPEKVVTEPPAVTLLDKKEGEQAKALFEKVKKFRVHVEEGDILYTMYIRQTVLKVCKFLAILVYNLIYVEKISFLVACRVETSEVTGYASFCCNHTKAHLFSKLAFCYISFVCVYGITCLYTLYWLFHRPLKEYSFRSVREETGMGDIPDVKNDFAFMLHLIDQYDSLYSKRFAVFLSEVSESRLKQLNLNHEWTAEKLRQKLQRNTRGQLELALCMLPGLPDTVFELSELEALRLEAIGDITFPPGLSQLVNLQELSLLHSPARLPFSSQIFLRDRLKVIRVKCEELREVPLWVFGLRGLDELHLEGLFPPELARAATLESLRELKQLKVLSLRSNAGKVPASVTDVAGHLQRLSLHNDGARLLALNSLKKLAVLRELELVACGLERIPHAIFSLGALQELDLKDNHLRSIEEILSFQHCRKLVTLRLWHNQIAYVPEHVRKLRGLEQLYLSHNKLETLPTQLGMCSSLRLLDVSNNGLRSVPAELGLLQNLQHLALSYNTLEFLPDELFFCRKLRTLLLGYNHLSQLSPQVGALRALSRLELQGNRLEALPEELGNCGGLKKAGLLVEDALYEGLPAEVRDKMEAE from the exons ATGATTCCGGTGGCGGAGTTCAAACAGTTTGGGGAGCAGCAGCCCGCCTTCAAAGTGCTCAAACCTTGGTGGGACGTACTGGCCGAGTACCTCACCGTGGCTATGCTCATGATCGGGGTCTTCGGCTGCACCCTCCAG gtgaCGCAGGACAAGATCATCTGCCTGCCTAGCCATGAACTCCGGGAGAACTTATCAGAGGCCCCATGCCAGCAGCTGCTGCCCCGGGGGGTCTCTGAGCAGATGGGGGGCCTACGGGAGGTGAGCGGCCTCAAGAACAACCTGGACCTGCAGCAGTACAGCTTCATTAACCAGCTCTGCTATGAGACGGCTCTCCACTGGTACGCCAAGTACTTCCCCTACCTGGTCGTCATCCACACGCTCATCTTCATGGTCTGCACCAGCTTCTGGTTTAAGTTCCCCGGCACCAGCTCCAAGATCGAGCACTTTATCTCCATCCTGGGCAAGTGTTTTGACTCGCCATGGACCACGCGGGCCCTGTCTGAGGTCTCTGGGGAGAACCATAAGGGCCCCACTGCCGCTGCTGCCACCGGTCGGCCAGCAGTGACCGTGGCAGCCACGGCAGGGCCAGGGAAGGCAGGTGAGGGTGAGAAGGAGAAGGTGCTGGCAGAGCCTGAGAAGGTGGTGACGGAGCCACCAGCCGTCACCCTGCTGGACAAGAAGGAAGGGGAGCAGGCCAAAGCCCTGTTTGAGAAGGTCAAGAAATTCCGCGTGCATGTGGAAGAGGGGGACATCCTGTACACCATGTACATCCGGCAGACGGTGCTCAAGGTGTGCAAGTTCCTGGCCATCCTGGTCTACAACCTCATCTACGTGGAGAAGATCAGCTTCCTGGTGGCCTGCAGGGTGGAGACCTCGGAAGTCACGGGCTACGCCAGCTTCTGCTGCAACCACACCAAGGCCCACCTCTTCTCCAAGCTGGCTTTCTGCTACATCTCCTTCGTGTGCGTGTACGGGATCACCTGCCTCTACACGCTCTACTGGCTCTTCCACCGGCCCCTCAAGGAGTACTCCTTCCGGTCTGTGCGGGAGGAGACGGGCATGGGGGACATCCCTGACGTCAAGAACGACTTCGCCTTCATGCTGCACCTCATTGACCAGTATGACTCGCTGTACTCCAAGCGCTTCGCTGTCTTCCTCTCTGAGGTCAGCGAGAGCCGCCTGAAGCAGCTCAACCTCAACCATGAGTGGACGGCCGAGAAGCTGCGGCAGAAGCTGCAGCGCAACACCCGGGGCCAGCTCGAGCTGGCCCTCTGCATGCTCCCGGGGCTGCCTGACACGGTCTTCGAGCTCAGCGAGCTGGAGGCGCTGCGGCTGGAGGCCATCGGTGATATCACCTTCCCCCCGGGCCTCTCGCAGCTGGTGAACCTGCAGGAGCTCAGCCTGCTCCACTCACCCGCCAGGCTGCCCTTCTCCTCGCAGATCTTCCTGCGGGACCGCCTGAAGGTCATCCGGGTCAAGTGCGAGGAGCTCCGTGAGGTGCCCCTCTGGGTTTTCGGGCTGCGTGGCCTGGATGAGCTGCACCTGGAGGGGCTCTTCCCCCCAGAGCTGGCTCGGGCAGCGACCCTCGAGAGCCTCCGGGAGCTGAAGCAGCTGAAGGTGCTGTCTCTGCGAAGCAACGCTGGCAAAGTGCCCGCCAGCGTGACCGATGTGGCCGGGCACCTGCAGCGGCTCAGCCTGCACAACGACGGGGCCCGCCTACTGGCCCTGAACAGCCTCAAGAAGCTGGCGGTGCTGCGGGAGCTGGAGCTGGTGGCCTGTGGGCTGGAGCGCATCCCGCATGCCATCTTCAGCCTGGGCGCGCTGCAGGAACTTGATCTCAAGGACAACCACCTGCGGTCCATCGAGGAGATCCTCAGCTtccagcactgccgcaagctgGTCACCCTGCGGCTGTGGCACAACCAGATCGCCTATGTCCCTGAGCACGTGCGGAAGCTCCGAGGCCTCGAGCAGCTTTATCTCAGCCACAACAAGCTGGAGACACTGCCCACCCAGCTCGGCATGTGCTCCAGCCTCCGCCTGCTGGACGTCTCCAACAACGGACTACGCTCCGTGCCAGCAGAGCTGGGCCTCCTCCAGAACCTGCAGCACCTGGCTCTCTCCTACAACACCCTGGAGTTTCTGCCCGACGAGCTCTTCTTCTGCCGCAAGCTGCGGACGTTGCTCCTGGGCTACAACCACCTGAGCCAGCTCTCACCCCAGGTGGGGGCCCTCAGGGCCCTGAGCCGCCTGGAACTCCAGGGCAACCGGCTGGAGGCGCTGCCAGAAGAACTGGGCAACTGTGGGGGGCTCA
- the LRRC8E gene encoding volume-regulated anion channel subunit LRRC8E isoform X2 codes for MGGLREVSGLKNNLDLQQYSFINQLCYETALHWYAKYFPYLVVIHTLIFMVCTSFWFKFPGTSSKIEHFISILGKCFDSPWTTRALSEVSGENHKGPTAAAATGRPAVTVAATAGPGKAGEGEKEKVLAEPEKVVTEPPAVTLLDKKEGEQAKALFEKVKKFRVHVEEGDILYTMYIRQTVLKVCKFLAILVYNLIYVEKISFLVACRVETSEVTGYASFCCNHTKAHLFSKLAFCYISFVCVYGITCLYTLYWLFHRPLKEYSFRSVREETGMGDIPDVKNDFAFMLHLIDQYDSLYSKRFAVFLSEVSESRLKQLNLNHEWTAEKLRQKLQRNTRGQLELALCMLPGLPDTVFELSELEALRLEAIGDITFPPGLSQLVNLQELSLLHSPARLPFSSQIFLRDRLKVIRVKCEELREVPLWVFGLRGLDELHLEGLFPPELARAATLESLRELKQLKVLSLRSNAGKVPASVTDVAGHLQRLSLHNDGARLLALNSLKKLAVLRELELVACGLERIPHAIFSLGALQELDLKDNHLRSIEEILSFQHCRKLVTLRLWHNQIAYVPEHVRKLRGLEQLYLSHNKLETLPTQLGMCSSLRLLDVSNNGLRSVPAELGLLQNLQHLALSYNTLEFLPDELFFCRKLRTLLLGYNHLSQLSPQVGALRALSRLELQGNRLEALPEELGNCGGLKKAGLLVEDALYEGLPAEVRDKMEAE; via the coding sequence ATGGGGGGCCTACGGGAGGTGAGCGGCCTCAAGAACAACCTGGACCTGCAGCAGTACAGCTTCATTAACCAGCTCTGCTATGAGACGGCTCTCCACTGGTACGCCAAGTACTTCCCCTACCTGGTCGTCATCCACACGCTCATCTTCATGGTCTGCACCAGCTTCTGGTTTAAGTTCCCCGGCACCAGCTCCAAGATCGAGCACTTTATCTCCATCCTGGGCAAGTGTTTTGACTCGCCATGGACCACGCGGGCCCTGTCTGAGGTCTCTGGGGAGAACCATAAGGGCCCCACTGCCGCTGCTGCCACCGGTCGGCCAGCAGTGACCGTGGCAGCCACGGCAGGGCCAGGGAAGGCAGGTGAGGGTGAGAAGGAGAAGGTGCTGGCAGAGCCTGAGAAGGTGGTGACGGAGCCACCAGCCGTCACCCTGCTGGACAAGAAGGAAGGGGAGCAGGCCAAAGCCCTGTTTGAGAAGGTCAAGAAATTCCGCGTGCATGTGGAAGAGGGGGACATCCTGTACACCATGTACATCCGGCAGACGGTGCTCAAGGTGTGCAAGTTCCTGGCCATCCTGGTCTACAACCTCATCTACGTGGAGAAGATCAGCTTCCTGGTGGCCTGCAGGGTGGAGACCTCGGAAGTCACGGGCTACGCCAGCTTCTGCTGCAACCACACCAAGGCCCACCTCTTCTCCAAGCTGGCTTTCTGCTACATCTCCTTCGTGTGCGTGTACGGGATCACCTGCCTCTACACGCTCTACTGGCTCTTCCACCGGCCCCTCAAGGAGTACTCCTTCCGGTCTGTGCGGGAGGAGACGGGCATGGGGGACATCCCTGACGTCAAGAACGACTTCGCCTTCATGCTGCACCTCATTGACCAGTATGACTCGCTGTACTCCAAGCGCTTCGCTGTCTTCCTCTCTGAGGTCAGCGAGAGCCGCCTGAAGCAGCTCAACCTCAACCATGAGTGGACGGCCGAGAAGCTGCGGCAGAAGCTGCAGCGCAACACCCGGGGCCAGCTCGAGCTGGCCCTCTGCATGCTCCCGGGGCTGCCTGACACGGTCTTCGAGCTCAGCGAGCTGGAGGCGCTGCGGCTGGAGGCCATCGGTGATATCACCTTCCCCCCGGGCCTCTCGCAGCTGGTGAACCTGCAGGAGCTCAGCCTGCTCCACTCACCCGCCAGGCTGCCCTTCTCCTCGCAGATCTTCCTGCGGGACCGCCTGAAGGTCATCCGGGTCAAGTGCGAGGAGCTCCGTGAGGTGCCCCTCTGGGTTTTCGGGCTGCGTGGCCTGGATGAGCTGCACCTGGAGGGGCTCTTCCCCCCAGAGCTGGCTCGGGCAGCGACCCTCGAGAGCCTCCGGGAGCTGAAGCAGCTGAAGGTGCTGTCTCTGCGAAGCAACGCTGGCAAAGTGCCCGCCAGCGTGACCGATGTGGCCGGGCACCTGCAGCGGCTCAGCCTGCACAACGACGGGGCCCGCCTACTGGCCCTGAACAGCCTCAAGAAGCTGGCGGTGCTGCGGGAGCTGGAGCTGGTGGCCTGTGGGCTGGAGCGCATCCCGCATGCCATCTTCAGCCTGGGCGCGCTGCAGGAACTTGATCTCAAGGACAACCACCTGCGGTCCATCGAGGAGATCCTCAGCTtccagcactgccgcaagctgGTCACCCTGCGGCTGTGGCACAACCAGATCGCCTATGTCCCTGAGCACGTGCGGAAGCTCCGAGGCCTCGAGCAGCTTTATCTCAGCCACAACAAGCTGGAGACACTGCCCACCCAGCTCGGCATGTGCTCCAGCCTCCGCCTGCTGGACGTCTCCAACAACGGACTACGCTCCGTGCCAGCAGAGCTGGGCCTCCTCCAGAACCTGCAGCACCTGGCTCTCTCCTACAACACCCTGGAGTTTCTGCCCGACGAGCTCTTCTTCTGCCGCAAGCTGCGGACGTTGCTCCTGGGCTACAACCACCTGAGCCAGCTCTCACCCCAGGTGGGGGCCCTCAGGGCCCTGAGCCGCCTGGAACTCCAGGGCAACCGGCTGGAGGCGCTGCCAGAAGAACTGGGCAACTGTGGGGGGCTCA